From a single Kitasatospora sp. NBC_00458 genomic region:
- a CDS encoding protein kinase domain-containing protein, giving the protein MSEHGNAAVEGYSLGNGRYVLQRVLGEGGMASVHLAYDNVLKRSVALKSMHAELGRDESFKERFRREAQAVARLEHENIVRVYDTGEDVAPDGSTTPFIVMQLVDGKGLRDAINEAVAQHGAMPVEEALRVTVGVLNALEASHDQGLVHRDIKPGNVMFDRKGVVKVMDFGIARALESGVTSMTQTGMVVGTPQYLSPEQALGKPVDARSDLYSVGVMLFEMITGQLVFDGDSAFSIAYKHVQEEPPAPSALNRALNPAVDEFVATALRKDPAHRFPSAAAMRDEAERLIAAVKGGGSPLAASSPLVITDGPRSVHAAPPAPHAPQAPQTPPPFHQPQAYQTPPPAFQTAPPPFPQQAHTPPPQAYQTPPPAFQTPQPFPQAHTPPPQPMPAPPFQPAPASNSGGCSTALVIVGIIVGVIVLAVIIIAIVVNRANNETDSGTTSRSAGRTATVLHLDGPADRNGLL; this is encoded by the coding sequence ATGAGCGAGCACGGCAACGCGGCGGTCGAGGGCTACTCCCTGGGCAACGGCCGGTACGTGCTGCAGCGGGTGCTGGGCGAGGGCGGCATGGCCTCCGTGCACCTCGCCTACGACAACGTGCTGAAGCGGTCGGTGGCGCTGAAGAGCATGCACGCCGAGCTCGGTCGGGACGAGTCGTTCAAGGAGCGGTTCCGCCGTGAGGCGCAGGCCGTGGCCCGGCTGGAGCACGAGAACATCGTCCGGGTCTACGACACGGGTGAGGACGTCGCCCCCGACGGCTCCACCACTCCGTTCATCGTGATGCAGCTGGTCGACGGCAAGGGCCTGCGCGACGCGATCAACGAGGCGGTCGCCCAGCACGGTGCGATGCCGGTCGAGGAGGCGCTGCGGGTCACCGTCGGCGTGCTGAACGCGCTGGAGGCCTCGCACGACCAGGGCCTGGTGCACCGTGACATCAAGCCCGGCAACGTCATGTTCGACCGCAAGGGCGTCGTCAAGGTCATGGACTTCGGCATCGCCCGCGCGCTGGAGAGCGGCGTCACGTCGATGACGCAGACCGGCATGGTGGTCGGCACCCCGCAGTACCTCTCGCCCGAGCAGGCGCTCGGCAAGCCGGTGGACGCCCGTTCCGACCTCTACTCGGTCGGCGTGATGCTCTTCGAGATGATCACCGGTCAGCTGGTCTTCGACGGCGACTCGGCCTTCTCGATCGCCTACAAGCACGTCCAGGAGGAGCCGCCGGCGCCGTCCGCGCTCAACCGGGCGCTCAACCCGGCGGTCGACGAGTTCGTCGCCACGGCGCTGCGGAAGGACCCGGCGCACCGGTTCCCGAGCGCGGCCGCGATGCGGGACGAGGCCGAGCGGCTGATCGCGGCGGTCAAGGGCGGCGGCAGCCCGCTGGCGGCCAGTTCGCCGCTGGTGATCACCGACGGCCCGCGTTCGGTGCACGCCGCCCCGCCGGCCCCGCACGCTCCGCAGGCCCCGCAGACGCCGCCGCCGTTCCACCAGCCGCAGGCCTACCAGACGCCGCCGCCGGCCTTCCAGACCGCGCCGCCGCCGTTCCCGCAGCAGGCGCACACCCCGCCGCCGCAGGCCTACCAGACCCCGCCGCCGGCGTTCCAGACCCCGCAGCCGTTCCCGCAGGCGCACACCCCGCCGCCGCAGCCGATGCCGGCGCCGCCGTTCCAGCCGGCCCCCGCGTCGAACAGCGGCGGCTGCTCGACGGCCCTGGTGATCGTCGGCATCATCGTCGGCGTGATCGTGCTGGCGGTCATCATCATCGCCATCGTGGTCAACCGGGCCAACAACGAGACCGACTCGGGGACGACCTCGCGCAGCGCCGGGCGGACCGCGACCGTGCTCCACCTGGACGGTCCGGCCGACCGGAATGGCCTGCTCTGA
- a CDS encoding protein kinase domain-containing protein has translation MAQTQHPDDDGGAWAPGAAGGAPMTPGTGSDAATSALPPFGGPQTPGRGTAAPLGTVGDGRYRLTHRLGRGGMAEVLAAQDVRLGRTVAVKLLRGELAQDEIARLRFTREAHAVAALNHHAIVSVYDTGEEYVGEESTPYIVMELVEGRTVRELLVDEAEPPIDQALLIIAGVLEALAYSHRHGIVHRDIKPANVIITTTGAVKVMDFGIARALTGTASTMTQTGMVMGTPQYLSPEQALGKPVDHRSDLYAAGCMLYELLTLRPPFTGDTPLSVVYQHVQDMPVPPSQANPRVPAALDPLVLRSLAKNPDDRFQDADEFRAHLEHALRELHGGTGAWAAGSGAAGLAAAGQGHGVPMPGTDETAVLGAGIPGDPTTVLPYQVPGGPQTPSSPYPAVGGPYGGGGDGSGGGGGGDGHGHGRGGSGRRGPWRWVAGIVAVIVASGVGIALALSGSDDGEGGKPGETTPSSSVVSTAPEATAPTTGGSLTQAPTTPNSRRPQQPTDNGNGGGNGNNSGNQSQPPATSGGKHPMSPTPSVPGSKPPTPSTTPTGPETTPPPTAPTTGTGGSGTTAPTSAPPATQQPVPTSQPATQPAGGTTPKPPVQPPTPPAGG, from the coding sequence ATGGCACAGACGCAGCATCCGGACGACGACGGGGGAGCCTGGGCGCCCGGTGCGGCCGGCGGAGCTCCGATGACGCCCGGCACGGGTAGCGACGCCGCCACCTCCGCCCTCCCGCCGTTCGGCGGCCCGCAGACGCCGGGCCGGGGCACCGCCGCCCCGCTGGGGACGGTCGGCGACGGCCGCTACCGGCTGACCCACCGGCTCGGCCGCGGCGGCATGGCCGAGGTGCTCGCCGCCCAGGACGTCAGGCTCGGCCGGACCGTGGCGGTCAAGCTGCTCCGCGGCGAGCTGGCCCAGGACGAGATCGCCAGGCTCCGCTTCACCCGCGAGGCGCACGCCGTCGCCGCGCTCAACCACCACGCGATCGTCTCGGTGTACGACACCGGCGAGGAGTACGTCGGCGAGGAGTCGACGCCGTACATCGTGATGGAGCTGGTCGAGGGCCGGACCGTCCGCGAACTCCTGGTGGACGAGGCGGAGCCGCCGATCGACCAGGCGCTGCTCATCATCGCCGGGGTGCTGGAGGCGCTCGCCTACAGCCACCGGCACGGCATCGTGCACCGTGACATCAAGCCGGCCAACGTGATCATCACGACCACCGGCGCGGTCAAGGTGATGGACTTCGGCATCGCCCGCGCGCTCACCGGCACCGCCTCCACCATGACCCAGACCGGCATGGTCATGGGCACCCCGCAGTACCTCTCGCCCGAGCAGGCGCTCGGCAAGCCCGTCGACCACCGCTCCGACCTGTACGCGGCCGGCTGCATGCTCTACGAGCTGCTGACGCTGCGCCCGCCGTTCACCGGCGACACCCCGCTCTCGGTGGTCTACCAGCACGTCCAGGACATGCCGGTGCCGCCCTCGCAGGCGAACCCGCGGGTTCCGGCGGCGCTCGACCCGCTGGTGCTGCGCTCGCTGGCCAAGAACCCGGACGACCGCTTCCAGGACGCCGACGAGTTCCGCGCCCACCTGGAGCACGCGCTGCGCGAGCTGCACGGCGGCACGGGTGCCTGGGCGGCCGGGTCCGGTGCCGCCGGGCTGGCCGCGGCCGGGCAGGGCCACGGCGTGCCGATGCCCGGCACGGACGAGACCGCGGTGCTCGGCGCCGGGATCCCCGGCGACCCGACGACGGTGCTGCCGTACCAGGTGCCGGGCGGGCCGCAGACCCCGTCCTCGCCCTACCCGGCGGTCGGCGGACCGTACGGCGGCGGTGGCGACGGGTCCGGTGGCGGTGGTGGCGGCGACGGGCACGGGCACGGGCGCGGCGGCTCCGGCCGGCGCGGGCCGTGGCGCTGGGTCGCCGGCATCGTGGCGGTGATCGTCGCCTCAGGCGTCGGCATCGCACTGGCGCTCAGCGGCTCGGACGACGGCGAGGGCGGCAAGCCCGGCGAGACCACCCCGTCGTCCAGCGTGGTGTCGACCGCGCCGGAGGCCACCGCGCCCACCACGGGGGGCAGCCTGACCCAGGCTCCGACCACCCCGAACAGCAGGCGGCCGCAGCAGCCGACCGACAACGGCAACGGCGGCGGCAACGGCAACAACAGCGGCAACCAGAGCCAGCCGCCGGCGACCTCGGGCGGCAAGCACCCGATGTCGCCGACGCCGAGCGTCCCCGGCAGCAAGCCGCCGACGCCGTCCACGACGCCGACGGGGCCGGAGACCACCCCGCCGCCCACCGCCCCGACCACCGGGACGGGCGGCAGCGGGACGACCGCTCCGACGTCGGCCCCGCCGGCGACCCA
- a CDS encoding bacterial proteasome activator family protein: protein MTNPMNERSSQELYQGMGGQSQDGQKVLIVGPDGLPVGQGMAGVPGNDDGDGPRELPVTEMVEQPAKVMRIGSMIKQLLEEVRAAPLDEASRARLKDIHASSIKELELGLAPELVAELERLSLPFTEDSIPTEAELRIAQAQLVGWLEGLFHGIQTALFAQQMAARAQLEQMRRALPPGLHGGDPEGDEPGEGRGIRSGPYL, encoded by the coding sequence ATGACGAATCCGATGAACGAGCGCTCGTCGCAGGAGCTCTACCAGGGCATGGGCGGGCAGTCGCAGGACGGCCAGAAGGTGCTGATCGTCGGACCGGACGGGCTGCCGGTGGGCCAGGGGATGGCCGGCGTGCCGGGGAACGACGACGGTGACGGCCCGCGTGAACTGCCGGTGACCGAGATGGTCGAGCAGCCGGCCAAGGTCATGCGGATCGGCAGCATGATCAAGCAGCTGCTGGAGGAGGTCCGGGCGGCTCCCCTCGACGAGGCCAGCCGCGCCCGGCTGAAGGACATCCACGCCAGCTCGATCAAGGAGCTGGAGCTCGGTCTGGCCCCCGAGCTGGTCGCCGAGCTGGAACGGCTCTCACTGCCGTTCACCGAGGACTCGATCCCGACCGAGGCCGAGCTGCGGATCGCGCAGGCGCAGCTGGTGGGCTGGCTGGAGGGCCTGTTCCACGGCATCCAGACGGCCCTGTTCGCACAGCAGATGGCGGCGCGGGCGCAGCTGGAGCAGATGCGGCGGGCACTGCCGCCCGGTCTGCACGGCGGCGATCCGGAGGGTGACGAGCCGGGCGAGGGCCGCGGCATCCGCTCCGGCCCGTACCTGTAG